In Archangium violaceum, the following are encoded in one genomic region:
- a CDS encoding NAD-dependent epimerase/dehydratase family protein yields MKILLFGATGMVGQGALRECLLAPDVERVLAVGRSATGQRHEKLQELVHENLFDLSPVEDALAGYDVCLFCLGASSAGMSEPDYRRVTYDLTLAVGRTLARLNPGMTFLYVSGEGTDSTGKGRSMWARVKGETENALLQLPFKAAYMLRPGYIQPQHGVRSKTRLYRSLYAVMAPLYPVLKALLPKHVTTSEQLGRAMLEVSRRGAPKRVLENEDLNALAGATA; encoded by the coding sequence ATGAAGATCCTTCTCTTTGGCGCCACGGGGATGGTGGGGCAGGGCGCGCTGCGCGAGTGTCTGCTCGCGCCCGATGTGGAGCGAGTCCTCGCGGTGGGGCGCAGCGCGACGGGGCAGCGGCACGAGAAGCTCCAGGAGCTCGTGCACGAGAACCTCTTCGACCTCTCCCCGGTGGAGGACGCGCTCGCCGGCTACGACGTGTGCCTCTTCTGCCTGGGCGCCTCCTCGGCGGGCATGTCGGAGCCGGACTATCGGCGCGTGACGTATGACCTGACGCTCGCGGTCGGGAGGACGCTGGCCCGGCTCAACCCGGGGATGACGTTCCTGTATGTCTCGGGCGAGGGGACGGACAGCACTGGGAAGGGCCGCAGCATGTGGGCACGGGTAAAGGGCGAGACCGAGAACGCGCTGCTCCAACTGCCCTTCAAGGCGGCGTACATGCTCCGCCCCGGCTACATCCAGCCGCAGCACGGGGTGAGGTCGAAGACGCGGCTGTACCGGTCGCTCTACGCGGTGATGGCCCCGCTCTACCCCGTGTTGAAGGCGCTCCTGCCGAAGCACGTGACGACGAGCGAGCAGCTCGGGCGCGCGATGCTCGAGGTCTCCAGGCGGGGCGCCCCCAAGCGCGTGCTCGAGAACGAGGATCTCAACGCGCTCGCCGGCGCGACTGCCTGA
- a CDS encoding PKD domain-containing protein has product MLPRLLLGLALVVLVGCPKDSPPSPPPDAAPTVHILSPQDGASLSGGTLTLEGEASDAEDGPLRDASLRWSSSVDGELGSGSPLRVTLTRGTHRLSLDVADSHGQTARAQVSVTVSGDNRPPAVSIESPRDGVLVPEGAPITLRGRATDPEDGALGGASLTWTSDRNGVIGTGTQVTLGNAALGTHRILLTAVDAYGISGYASLSLTVVPAGTNLKPSVTITSPTEGSRLTEGLPITLEGSATDPEDGPLADSALAWTSSLAGPLGTGRKLSSVTLASGVHTLTLTATDSGGASEGASVLVTVSRPGTTAPVVLITQPSDGYTLFEGTALTLAGSATDAEEGRLIGSALRWTSSLDGELGTGESLSVSSLSRGKHEVRLTATDSSSTSAAARIQVEVLPRNAAPTVRISSPADGSRYTAGQTVSLRGSAEDVEDGQLTGNRLTWRSSLDNELGVGASLDVASLRVGRHQLSLTALDSGGRVASASILVTIDPSPVKLAPLARLTGPEQAEARQELTFDASSSSDPDGTLQRYRFDFQDGSPIVEGTAAQVRHTFAAAGTYTVTLTVTDNDGLTGTTSRTVTVTPYVRRPAVLAEGSERYGSVCQLSARGDVLHLLFRAETHPSIWYGTLTGSTWSMEQVEGLGMGVGGLVSTYMAMAVAADGTPHLAYWMTQQGQPTLWYATRGGTGAWVRERINLTSAPANGIGNVSIVLDPARANRPTVVFDSFIKDSSGYQQGRVAVAWRTGPNTWAGNPVSYIASQHQFLQGDAVISSDGTVFFPFGYSYYGEYFLGSYRPGGGLDNLSLSNGFSGGLVATSAWSGSDLLLLSSAGLLQLTPEVPLSGSTSRHSPVEEFTLQQAALAVDANGGPRLALAHSGLLEVVRRGPEGYWVRTANLSAMDSARIDADVDAEGETRVCFFRSGKLILY; this is encoded by the coding sequence ATGCTCCCGCGCCTTCTGCTGGGCCTCGCGCTCGTGGTGCTGGTGGGCTGTCCCAAGGACAGTCCGCCGTCGCCTCCTCCGGACGCCGCCCCCACCGTACATATCCTCTCGCCCCAGGACGGGGCTTCCCTCTCGGGGGGTACCCTCACCCTGGAGGGCGAGGCCAGCGACGCCGAGGACGGCCCGCTCCGTGACGCCTCCCTGCGCTGGTCCTCCAGCGTCGATGGGGAGCTGGGCTCGGGAAGCCCGCTGCGCGTCACGCTGACACGCGGCACGCACCGGCTCTCCCTGGACGTCGCCGACTCCCACGGTCAGACGGCTCGCGCCCAGGTGTCCGTCACGGTCTCGGGCGACAACCGTCCGCCGGCCGTCTCCATCGAGTCTCCGCGAGACGGAGTGCTCGTCCCCGAGGGGGCCCCCATCACCCTGCGCGGGCGCGCCACCGACCCCGAGGACGGCGCACTGGGTGGTGCTTCCCTCACCTGGACCTCCGACCGGAACGGAGTCATCGGCACCGGAACGCAGGTCACCCTCGGCAACGCGGCGCTCGGCACGCACCGCATCCTGCTGACGGCGGTGGATGCGTATGGAATCTCCGGTTACGCCTCCCTCTCCCTCACCGTCGTCCCCGCTGGGACGAACCTGAAGCCCTCCGTGACCATCACCTCGCCCACCGAGGGCTCCCGGCTCACCGAGGGCCTGCCCATCACCCTCGAGGGCAGTGCCACCGACCCGGAGGACGGTCCGCTCGCGGACAGCGCTCTCGCGTGGACCTCCAGCCTCGCGGGTCCGCTGGGCACCGGGCGCAAGCTCTCCTCCGTCACCCTGGCGAGCGGCGTCCACACCCTGACCCTCACCGCCACCGACTCGGGCGGCGCCAGCGAGGGGGCCTCGGTGCTCGTCACCGTCTCGCGCCCGGGCACCACCGCTCCCGTGGTGCTCATCACCCAACCCTCGGACGGGTACACGCTCTTCGAGGGCACCGCGCTCACGCTGGCCGGTTCGGCCACGGACGCGGAGGAGGGGCGGCTCATCGGTTCCGCGCTGAGGTGGACGTCGAGCCTCGACGGCGAGCTGGGGACCGGCGAGTCGCTCTCCGTGTCGAGCCTCTCTCGGGGGAAGCACGAGGTGCGGCTCACCGCCACGGACTCGAGCAGCACGAGTGCCGCGGCGCGCATCCAGGTGGAGGTGCTGCCCCGGAACGCCGCGCCGACGGTGCGGATCTCCTCGCCCGCGGACGGCTCGCGCTACACCGCCGGCCAGACGGTGTCCCTGCGCGGCTCCGCCGAGGACGTCGAGGACGGTCAGCTCACCGGGAATCGGCTCACCTGGCGCTCCAGCCTGGACAATGAGCTGGGCGTCGGCGCGTCCCTGGATGTGGCGTCGCTGCGAGTGGGCCGGCACCAGCTTTCACTGACGGCGCTGGACTCGGGGGGCCGGGTGGCGAGCGCGAGCATCCTGGTGACCATCGATCCCTCCCCGGTGAAGCTCGCCCCGTTGGCGCGGCTCACCGGCCCCGAGCAGGCCGAGGCGCGCCAGGAGCTCACCTTCGACGCCTCCAGCTCCAGCGACCCGGATGGCACCCTCCAACGCTACCGCTTCGACTTCCAGGATGGATCTCCCATCGTGGAGGGCACCGCCGCGCAGGTGCGGCACACCTTCGCGGCCGCGGGCACGTACACCGTGACGCTCACCGTGACGGACAACGACGGGCTCACCGGGACCACTTCTCGCACCGTCACCGTCACGCCGTATGTGCGCCGGCCGGCGGTGCTGGCCGAGGGCTCGGAACGTTATGGCTCGGTGTGCCAGCTGTCGGCGCGTGGCGATGTGCTGCACCTGCTCTTCCGCGCGGAGACGCACCCGTCCATCTGGTACGGCACGCTCACCGGCTCCACGTGGAGCATGGAGCAGGTGGAGGGGCTGGGAATGGGAGTCGGGGGATTGGTCAGCACGTACATGGCCATGGCGGTGGCCGCCGACGGCACGCCGCACCTGGCCTATTGGATGACGCAGCAGGGCCAGCCCACGCTCTGGTACGCCACACGCGGCGGCACGGGAGCCTGGGTGCGCGAGCGCATCAACCTCACGTCCGCTCCGGCCAACGGCATCGGCAACGTGTCCATCGTGCTGGACCCGGCGCGGGCCAACCGCCCCACGGTCGTCTTCGACTCCTTCATCAAGGACAGCTCGGGGTACCAGCAGGGGAGGGTGGCGGTGGCCTGGCGCACCGGGCCCAATACGTGGGCCGGTAATCCCGTCTCGTACATCGCCAGCCAGCACCAGTTCCTGCAGGGAGACGCGGTCATCTCCTCGGATGGCACCGTCTTCTTCCCCTTCGGTTACAGCTACTACGGCGAATACTTTCTGGGCTCCTACAGGCCGGGTGGTGGCCTGGACAACCTCAGCCTCTCCAATGGATTCAGTGGAGGACTGGTGGCGACCTCCGCATGGAGTGGCTCGGACCTGCTGCTCCTCTCCAGCGCCGGGCTCCTCCAACTCACCCCGGAGGTGCCGCTCTCAGGAAGCACCTCGCGCCACTCGCCGGTGGAGGAGTTCACCCTCCAGCAGGCGGCCCTGGCCGTGGATGCGAATGGTGGGCCGCGCCTGGCGCTCGCTCATAGCGGGCTGCTCGAGGTGGTGCGCCGTGGGCCGGAGGGGTACTGGGTGCGCACGGCCAACCTGAGCGCCATGGACAGCGCTCGCATCGACGCGGACGTGGATGCCGAGGGCGAAACGCGGGTGTGCTTCTTCCGCTCGGGCAAGCTCATCCTCTATTGA
- a CDS encoding nicotinate phosphoribosyltransferase, giving the protein MGSSLLATDGYKFSMAEAGWPLRRETFYYSHRKGGQQVVPLDIESYVRGLLPEPTESDYSYLARNSYEMGAGFKAAIQQKEKLVIRALPKGARFYAREPVFTLTGPSALVSWLEPLVLQLNFRIQVATQALADREALAKAVAVLSCEEEKRIVLETLDAVGVKPVPMKVDPEGYYARVLAVVHDLVDAVKDPSRIFEVGLRAATCLEQHEIALRACKDAGVMRTSNVYGARKLGMIPVGTMGHEHVQRYGEDEAAFRAIRERRPERSSYLLDTYDTLTSGLPKAFRIIHEAPDAGDSIRFDSGDKKKQYTQAVSRAQAEGIKPVLILEDGLDAQATREFEAMRVEYGWEPSKQFYGYGGFIVARTMACPFTRDRVAAVYKLSRTGHVPTMKFGNELAEGKQSIPGVPVVFRRRSGAGPIGLIGQEGEPVPEGYELLSGATPETASAIPSAGAEEQRVVYTPTTQKLVEELLHRHFPRGRAQQS; this is encoded by the coding sequence ATGGGGAGTTCGCTGCTCGCGACGGACGGCTACAAGTTCAGCATGGCGGAGGCCGGCTGGCCGCTGCGCCGGGAGACGTTCTACTACTCGCACCGCAAGGGAGGGCAGCAGGTCGTGCCGCTGGACATCGAGTCCTACGTGCGTGGCCTGCTCCCGGAGCCGACCGAGAGCGACTACTCCTATCTGGCGCGCAACAGCTACGAGATGGGGGCGGGCTTCAAGGCGGCCATCCAGCAGAAGGAGAAGCTGGTCATCCGGGCCCTGCCGAAAGGCGCGCGCTTCTACGCGCGGGAGCCGGTATTCACGCTGACGGGGCCCTCGGCGCTGGTGTCGTGGCTGGAGCCGCTGGTGCTGCAGCTCAACTTCCGCATCCAGGTGGCCACGCAGGCGCTGGCGGACCGCGAGGCCCTGGCGAAGGCGGTCGCGGTGCTGTCGTGCGAGGAGGAGAAGCGCATCGTCCTGGAGACGCTGGACGCGGTGGGCGTGAAGCCGGTGCCCATGAAGGTGGACCCCGAGGGCTACTACGCGCGGGTGCTGGCGGTGGTGCACGACCTGGTGGACGCGGTGAAGGACCCGAGCCGCATCTTCGAGGTGGGTCTGCGCGCGGCCACGTGCCTGGAGCAGCATGAGATCGCCCTGCGGGCCTGCAAGGACGCGGGGGTGATGCGCACCAGCAACGTGTACGGGGCGCGGAAGCTGGGGATGATTCCGGTGGGCACCATGGGCCACGAGCACGTGCAGCGCTACGGTGAGGACGAGGCTGCCTTCCGGGCCATCCGCGAGCGGCGGCCGGAGCGCTCGAGCTACCTGCTGGACACCTACGACACGCTCACCTCGGGCCTGCCGAAGGCCTTCCGCATCATCCACGAGGCGCCCGATGCGGGGGACTCCATTCGCTTCGACTCGGGGGACAAGAAGAAGCAGTACACGCAGGCGGTGTCGCGGGCGCAGGCGGAGGGCATCAAGCCGGTGCTCATCCTGGAGGACGGACTGGACGCGCAGGCCACGCGCGAGTTCGAGGCGATGCGCGTCGAGTACGGCTGGGAGCCCTCGAAGCAGTTCTACGGGTACGGTGGCTTCATCGTGGCGCGCACCATGGCGTGCCCGTTCACGCGGGACCGGGTGGCGGCGGTGTACAAGCTGTCGCGCACGGGCCACGTGCCGACGATGAAGTTCGGCAACGAGCTGGCCGAGGGCAAGCAGAGCATCCCGGGCGTGCCGGTGGTGTTCCGGCGCCGGAGTGGCGCGGGGCCCATCGGGCTCATCGGCCAGGAGGGCGAGCCGGTGCCCGAGGGCTACGAGCTGCTCTCCGGTGCCACGCCCGAGACGGCCTCGGCGATTCCCTCGGCCGGAGCCGAGGAACAGCGCGTCGTCTATACGCCGACCACGCAGAAGCTGGTGGAGGAGTTGCTCCACCGCCACTTCCCGCGGGGTCGCGCGCAACAATCCTGA
- a CDS encoding alpha/beta fold hydrolase, which produces MRKLFLLSCLLLAVGCASSQTVPGAGSDSLHQVKRVKVAEGVELEVLDFGGQGPALVFLAGLGNTGHVFDGLAPEFTTNHHVYAFTRRGFGASSWPDTGYDTATLGQDVVHALDGLGIGKASLAGHSMAGDEMTWVGSHHPERIDKLVFLDATDDRAEISEFLRSFSNPPMPTVSLEGLPSRDAVAAALERDLGGPVPDHEIDQGHEFDPTTGRYLRPHRRPDAVEQMLRGVAKPDFSALRAPVLSLFDGEGFPQWLEFVAGLESTPADFREQARAFLPVLRQHTAEADAALRKLPGWKLVKLENARHYIWLTNRADVVREMCAFLAP; this is translated from the coding sequence ATGAGAAAGCTCTTCTTGCTCTCCTGTCTGCTCCTGGCGGTGGGTTGTGCCTCCTCCCAGACCGTGCCGGGAGCTGGCTCCGATTCACTGCACCAGGTGAAGCGCGTGAAGGTCGCCGAAGGTGTCGAGCTCGAGGTGCTCGACTTCGGCGGGCAGGGCCCTGCGCTCGTGTTCCTGGCGGGCCTGGGCAACACCGGCCACGTCTTCGACGGGCTCGCGCCCGAGTTCACCACGAACCATCACGTCTATGCCTTCACTCGCCGGGGGTTCGGCGCCTCGAGCTGGCCCGATACGGGCTATGACACCGCCACACTGGGCCAGGATGTCGTTCACGCACTGGATGGCCTGGGAATCGGGAAGGCATCGCTCGCGGGTCACTCCATGGCGGGGGACGAGATGACCTGGGTGGGGAGCCACCATCCGGAGCGCATCGACAAGCTGGTCTTCCTGGACGCGACGGATGACAGGGCGGAGATCTCCGAGTTCCTGAGGAGCTTCTCGAATCCGCCCATGCCCACCGTCTCCCTCGAGGGTCTGCCGTCACGCGATGCCGTCGCGGCCGCCCTCGAGCGAGACCTGGGCGGCCCCGTCCCCGACCACGAGATCGACCAGGGCCACGAGTTCGATCCCACCACGGGCCGCTACCTGCGCCCGCACCGGCGCCCGGATGCGGTGGAACAGATGCTCCGGGGAGTGGCGAAGCCGGACTTCTCCGCGCTGCGTGCGCCCGTGCTCTCCCTCTTCGACGGAGAGGGGTTCCCCCAGTGGCTGGAGTTCGTCGCGGGCCTTGAGAGCACGCCCGCGGACTTCCGGGAGCAGGCGAGGGCCTTCCTGCCCGTGCTGCGACAGCACACGGCCGAAGCGGATGCCGCGCTGCGGAAGCTGCCGGGCTGGAAGCTGGTGAAGCTGGAGAACGCGCGGCACTACATCTGGCTCACGAACCGGGCCGATGTCGTGCGGGAGATGTGCGCCTTCCTCGCGCCTTGA
- a CDS encoding MBL fold metallo-hydrolase codes for MKVRKGLARVGLGVVALLAVALAAIAADAWTAMGKRADGERRTRMERSPQWKDGHFENPQPLWNDVWGSVTSMFDSSPNLGPTEPPPTVAGDRSRFATPPATGLRVTWLGHSTALIEIDGHRVLMDPVWSERASPLTWVGPKRWYSPPIALGELPPVDAVIISHDHYDHLDHPTVLAMKDWDTTFVVPLGVGAHLASWGIPEARIVELDWWEKTRVRGLDIVATPSRHASGRTVIDKDATLWAGFALLGATHRAYYSGDTGLFPAMKDIGERLGPFDVTMIEVGQYNKAWPDWHIGPEQAVLAHRMVRGRVLIPVHWGLFTLALHGWTEPIERVLVAAGAGDTVIVPKPGQSIEPGAPPPFERWWPELPWETAAQHPIVSTKLD; via the coding sequence ATGAAGGTTCGTAAAGGCTTGGCCCGCGTGGGTCTTGGAGTGGTGGCGTTGCTGGCCGTGGCCCTGGCCGCCATCGCCGCCGACGCGTGGACCGCGATGGGCAAGCGCGCGGACGGGGAGCGGCGCACGCGGATGGAGCGCTCGCCGCAGTGGAAGGACGGGCACTTCGAGAATCCCCAGCCGCTCTGGAACGATGTCTGGGGCTCCGTCACGAGCATGTTCGACTCGAGCCCCAATCTCGGGCCCACCGAGCCTCCGCCCACCGTGGCGGGCGACCGCAGCCGCTTCGCGACGCCGCCCGCCACGGGCCTGCGCGTCACCTGGCTTGGCCACTCCACGGCGCTGATCGAGATCGACGGGCACCGTGTCCTCATGGACCCGGTGTGGAGCGAGCGGGCCTCACCCCTGACCTGGGTGGGTCCCAAGCGCTGGTATTCGCCACCCATCGCGCTCGGGGAGCTGCCCCCGGTCGACGCGGTGATCATCTCGCACGACCACTACGACCATCTCGACCATCCCACCGTCCTGGCGATGAAGGACTGGGACACCACGTTCGTGGTGCCGCTCGGGGTGGGCGCGCACCTCGCGTCGTGGGGCATCCCCGAGGCGCGCATCGTTGAGCTCGACTGGTGGGAGAAAACGCGGGTGCGCGGACTCGACATCGTCGCCACTCCGTCGCGTCACGCGTCGGGGCGCACGGTCATCGACAAGGACGCGACGCTGTGGGCTGGCTTCGCCCTGCTCGGCGCCACTCATCGCGCGTACTACTCGGGTGACACGGGGCTCTTCCCGGCGATGAAGGACATCGGCGAGCGCCTGGGGCCCTTCGACGTGACGATGATCGAGGTGGGTCAGTACAACAAGGCATGGCCCGACTGGCACATCGGCCCCGAGCAGGCGGTGCTCGCCCACCGGATGGTGCGGGGCCGCGTCCTGATCCCCGTGCACTGGGGACTCTTCACCCTCGCGCTCCATGGCTGGACCGAGCCCATCGAGCGCGTGCTCGTCGCGGCCGGGGCGGGCGACACCGTCATCGTGCCCAAGCCCGGGCAGAGCATCGAGCCGGGTGCGCCGCCGCCTTTCGAGCGCTGGTGGCCGGAGCTGCCCTGGGAGACCGCCGCGCAGCACCCCATCGTTTCCACGAAGCTCGACTGA
- a CDS encoding NUDIX hydrolase, whose product MRAPGVLRAREALVSHARPAVAVDLVILTLLDGALSVLLVRRGEPPFEGKLALPGGFLRVGDGVEDQGEDLDAAAARELEEETGLGVEDVLLEQFSTFGRPGRDPRMRVLSVAYYALVRSDLAKRVRAGGDAAETCWIPVAELREGVLAFDHEDILQVALARMREKVDTSSLAFSLVPETFTIPELRAVYSAVKGEPQDPGNFRRRVTRLIEDGVLEKAPGVRRTASKPAALYRFRSSG is encoded by the coding sequence GTGAGAGCGCCCGGGGTCCTCCGGGCCCGCGAGGCGCTGGTGTCCCATGCGCGCCCGGCGGTGGCGGTGGATCTGGTCATCCTGACGCTGCTGGACGGCGCGCTGAGCGTGCTGTTGGTGCGCCGGGGTGAGCCTCCGTTCGAGGGAAAGCTGGCGCTGCCGGGTGGCTTCCTGCGGGTGGGGGATGGGGTGGAGGACCAGGGAGAAGACCTGGACGCGGCGGCGGCGCGCGAGCTGGAGGAGGAGACGGGGCTCGGGGTGGAGGACGTGCTGCTGGAGCAGTTCTCCACGTTCGGCCGGCCGGGGAGGGATCCGCGCATGCGGGTGCTCTCGGTGGCGTACTACGCGCTGGTGCGCTCGGACCTGGCGAAGCGGGTACGAGCGGGCGGAGACGCGGCGGAGACGTGCTGGATTCCGGTGGCGGAGCTGCGCGAGGGGGTGCTGGCCTTCGACCACGAGGACATCCTCCAGGTGGCGCTGGCGCGGATGCGGGAGAAGGTGGACACGTCGTCGCTGGCGTTCTCGCTGGTGCCGGAGACCTTCACCATTCCCGAGCTGCGCGCGGTGTACTCCGCGGTGAAGGGCGAGCCGCAGGACCCGGGGAACTTCCGGCGCCGGGTGACGCGGCTCATCGAGGACGGCGTGCTGGAGAAGGCACCCGGAGTGCGGCGGACGGCCTCGAAACCCGCCGCCCTGTATCGGTTCCGCTCGTCGGGTTGA
- a CDS encoding energy transducer TonB family protein: MPDSRRRLPLTLVLSLGLHAVAWLWLDSRRAPLDEQRAREPAPATLQFVEVEVAPPPEPPKDPPPSPQPPPKPPRPRPPAVAQAPKPPPTRDEPPPSPVEPPAVVENPAPPSGDRPRADAPHAEGPRLGASRLLPSPSLSWSPGGGVAVPDAGVPVPSTPEAKVADMVMEGVRRGKVDRGLVHPYFSELGKSLLKSWDAERAVSAKGLQGFLDQTRGNSKEWMRVWQDRASAYANTGSPLNADAPAANDRLPPGGDPTLEVRRTLRKQMREDFRATRRATVRVVQDTQGKLLSVELVTPSNDLQVDREAIIDIRAAAERLPIPPPEALQGRTQLVSLWQIELIISISPPVPTVSIEFDAEMKPTDLRLPLDRRLYKRVRLLEVR; the protein is encoded by the coding sequence ATGCCGGACTCCCGCCGCCGACTGCCGCTCACGCTCGTCCTCAGCCTCGGGTTGCATGCCGTGGCGTGGCTGTGGCTGGACTCGCGGCGGGCCCCGCTCGACGAGCAGCGGGCCCGGGAACCCGCGCCGGCGACGCTCCAGTTCGTCGAGGTGGAGGTGGCTCCGCCTCCCGAGCCTCCCAAGGATCCACCACCGAGTCCCCAGCCTCCGCCGAAGCCACCCCGCCCCAGGCCGCCGGCAGTCGCACAGGCCCCAAAGCCACCGCCCACGCGCGACGAGCCACCGCCCTCCCCGGTCGAACCTCCCGCTGTCGTCGAGAACCCCGCGCCCCCGAGTGGAGACAGGCCTCGCGCGGACGCTCCTCATGCGGAGGGTCCTCGCCTGGGCGCTTCACGACTGCTGCCCTCACCCTCGCTGTCGTGGAGCCCCGGGGGAGGCGTCGCCGTACCGGACGCGGGCGTGCCGGTGCCCTCCACGCCGGAGGCGAAGGTGGCCGACATGGTGATGGAGGGCGTGCGCCGAGGGAAGGTGGACAGGGGCCTCGTGCACCCCTACTTCTCCGAGCTGGGCAAATCCCTGCTCAAGAGCTGGGACGCCGAGCGCGCCGTCTCCGCCAAGGGGCTCCAGGGCTTCCTCGACCAGACCCGAGGCAACTCGAAGGAATGGATGCGCGTCTGGCAGGACCGCGCCTCGGCCTACGCCAACACGGGCTCACCACTGAATGCCGATGCGCCCGCGGCGAACGATCGCCTGCCTCCCGGTGGAGATCCGACGCTCGAGGTGCGCCGCACCCTGCGCAAGCAGATGCGTGAGGACTTCCGGGCCACCCGGCGCGCCACCGTGCGCGTGGTGCAGGACACCCAGGGGAAGCTGCTCAGCGTGGAGCTCGTCACGCCCAGCAACGACCTCCAGGTAGACCGGGAGGCGATCATCGACATCCGCGCCGCCGCCGAGCGCCTCCCCATCCCGCCCCCCGAAGCCCTCCAGGGCCGCACGCAACTGGTGAGCCTGTGGCAGATCGAGCTCATCATCTCCATCAGCCCGCCCGTGCCCACCGTCAGCATCGAGTTCGACGCGGAGATGAAGCCCACGGACCTGCGGCTGCCGCTCGACCGCCGCCTCTACAAACGCGTGCGGCTGCTCGAGGTGCGCTAG
- a CDS encoding LysR family transcriptional regulator: MHGIYEKDLDLNLIRVFVVVAEAGSVTEAASRLYLTQPAVSAALRRLTSTVGAPLFVRAGRGLALTTRGQRLFASARPHLQALVEAAVSPTTFDPKTSERTVRIGLSDANEAWLLPPLLRLLAEEAPRMKLIVIPVQFRTIAEALGSSAVDLAVTVADELPADTRRRTLFTGGFVCLFDPRHARLGKRLTLERYLEHEHVIVSYNGDLRGVVEDMFGIQRRVRVSVPTFQSIGALVEGSALLATVPERVAREIISLRPSLRTTTLPPEVEMGGAPMELLWRSTVEDDEAIRFMRGLVVRVSETAA; this comes from the coding sequence ATGCACGGCATCTATGAGAAGGATCTCGATCTCAACCTGATTCGAGTCTTCGTCGTGGTGGCGGAGGCGGGAAGTGTCACGGAGGCCGCGAGTCGCCTCTACCTCACCCAGCCCGCGGTGAGCGCGGCACTCAGGCGCCTCACGTCGACGGTCGGAGCGCCGCTCTTCGTCCGCGCGGGACGCGGACTCGCGCTCACGACGCGCGGGCAGCGCCTGTTCGCCTCGGCGCGGCCGCACCTGCAGGCGCTCGTCGAGGCGGCCGTCTCTCCGACGACGTTCGACCCGAAGACGAGCGAGCGGACCGTGCGGATTGGCCTCTCGGACGCGAACGAGGCGTGGCTCCTTCCGCCCCTCCTTCGGCTGCTCGCCGAGGAGGCTCCACGCATGAAGCTCATCGTGATTCCGGTTCAGTTCCGCACCATCGCCGAGGCGCTGGGCTCCTCGGCGGTGGACCTGGCGGTGACGGTGGCCGACGAGCTGCCCGCCGACACGCGGCGCCGCACGCTGTTCACCGGGGGCTTCGTGTGCCTCTTCGATCCGCGGCATGCCCGGCTGGGGAAGCGCCTGACGCTGGAGCGCTACCTCGAGCACGAGCACGTCATCGTCTCGTACAACGGAGACCTTCGCGGCGTCGTGGAGGACATGTTCGGCATCCAGCGGCGCGTGCGGGTGTCGGTGCCGACGTTCCAGAGCATCGGTGCCCTCGTGGAGGGCAGCGCCCTGCTCGCCACGGTGCCCGAGCGGGTCGCACGTGAGATCATCTCGCTGCGTCCGAGCCTCCGCACGACGACGCTGCCGCCGGAGGTGGAGATGGGGGGCGCGCCGATGGAGCTCCTCTGGCGGAGCACGGTCGAGGACGATGAGGCCATCCGCTTCATGCGCGGCCTGGTGGTGCGCGTGAGCGAAACGGCGGCCTGA
- a CDS encoding nicotinamidase, whose amino-acid sequence MPLPIPEFHDEKRVGSLYLERAAQVTEEARRYAVANKVKPAREDRVRIAAFGIDVQVAFCQPEASLFVPGAVEDSQRTLRWLYAHLDRITGLVFSLDTHRVFQIFHPAWWQDAEGRPPAPLTPITSAEIRAGKWRATRHAEESLHYCERLEATGRYVLTVWPYHALLGGLSHALLPAMMEASLFHSVVRDTQTRFEQKGEEPLTENYSVLSPEVTEVFGRKVGEFNQELFDHLLTFDRVYVFGQAKSHCVLSTLLDLKQHIEATDRSKMGRIHILEDAMSPVPAPPLDPLPPGLDFPRVANEAMRTFQEAGMKVVRTTDPLGV is encoded by the coding sequence ATGCCTTTGCCCATTCCCGAGTTCCATGACGAGAAGCGCGTGGGCTCGCTGTACCTGGAGCGTGCCGCGCAGGTGACCGAGGAGGCCCGTCGCTACGCGGTGGCGAACAAGGTGAAGCCGGCGCGCGAGGACCGTGTGCGCATCGCCGCGTTCGGCATCGACGTGCAGGTGGCCTTCTGCCAGCCCGAGGCGAGCCTCTTCGTGCCGGGGGCGGTGGAGGACTCGCAGCGCACGCTGCGCTGGCTGTACGCGCACCTGGATCGCATCACCGGGTTGGTGTTCTCCCTGGACACGCACCGCGTCTTCCAGATCTTCCACCCGGCGTGGTGGCAGGACGCGGAGGGCCGGCCGCCCGCGCCGCTGACGCCCATTACGTCGGCGGAAATCCGCGCGGGGAAGTGGCGGGCCACGCGCCATGCGGAGGAGAGCCTGCACTACTGCGAGCGGCTGGAGGCCACGGGCCGGTACGTGCTGACGGTGTGGCCATACCACGCGCTGCTCGGGGGCCTGAGCCACGCGCTGCTGCCGGCGATGATGGAGGCGAGCCTCTTCCACTCGGTGGTCAGGGACACGCAGACGCGCTTCGAGCAGAAGGGCGAGGAGCCACTGACGGAGAACTACTCGGTGCTGTCGCCCGAGGTGACGGAGGTGTTCGGGCGGAAGGTGGGCGAGTTCAACCAGGAGCTCTTCGACCACCTGCTGACGTTCGACCGGGTGTACGTGTTCGGTCAGGCGAAGTCGCACTGCGTGCTGTCGACGCTGCTGGACTTGAAGCAGCACATCGAGGCGACGGACCGCTCGAAGATGGGGCGCATCCACATCCTGGAGGACGCGATGAGCCCGGTGCCGGCGCCGCCGCTGGATCCGTTGCCGCCGGGGTTGGACTTCCCGCGCGTGGCCAACGAGGCGATGCGGACGTTCCAGGAGGCGGGGATGAAGGTGGTGCGGACCACCGACCCGTTGGGCGTGTGA